In a genomic window of Virgibacillus sp. SK37:
- the ruvA gene encoding Holliday junction branch migration protein RuvA: protein MIAYIKGNLTYIQDESVIVEVQGIGYEIICANPFVFQHLLNKEVQISTYHYVREDIQVLYGFKDEEQKYLFTKLISVSGIGPKGALAVLGTVNVADFVGAVEREDDKYLTSFPGVGKKTARQIILDLKGKLTTMISISHPESDHETQQLEENQHFAKLDEAKEALKALGYTDREIKSVLPKLPDDQNNSTDTIIRKALALLMKN, encoded by the coding sequence AATCAGTTATAGTAGAGGTACAAGGAATTGGTTACGAGATTATTTGTGCCAACCCATTCGTTTTTCAACACTTGCTTAACAAAGAAGTTCAGATTAGCACCTATCATTATGTGAGAGAAGATATCCAGGTTCTATACGGCTTTAAAGATGAAGAGCAAAAGTATTTGTTTACCAAGTTAATCTCCGTCTCGGGTATTGGCCCAAAAGGTGCATTGGCAGTACTTGGAACAGTTAATGTTGCTGATTTTGTCGGTGCAGTAGAACGGGAAGATGACAAATATCTAACAAGCTTTCCAGGAGTAGGAAAGAAGACGGCCAGACAGATAATATTAGATCTAAAAGGAAAGTTAACCACGATGATTTCCATTTCTCACCCAGAGTCTGATCATGAAACACAACAACTAGAAGAAAATCAGCATTTTGCAAAATTGGATGAAGCCAAGGAGGCCTTAAAAGCATTAGGATATACAGATCGTGAAATTAAATCAGTCCTACCTAAACTGCCTGACGACCAAAATAACTCTACTGACACAATAATCCGTAAAGCATTAGCATTACTAATGAAAAATTAA